One window from the genome of Crassostrea angulata isolate pt1a10 chromosome 2, ASM2561291v2, whole genome shotgun sequence encodes:
- the LOC128170905 gene encoding uncharacterized protein LOC128170905 isoform X1 yields the protein MKYRTQMMRPEENETTNFSEAQSASPDVVGIQNKNSSSEGRATPLQEVETETNRYSNAEEKKSPTQTAIAIYQEIERLLESDKCNDGLRTELELSFPEYRSTFIKWRRDLEKTDHGIVIAGETSSGKSTLINKILGIKLFQGKVLESTSTICKIRNSNQIRMFTTDKTGHTELKYFSNKGRLEYKEGIKELREYLKKRTSVSPDDSVDIQIVDIRLPAPFLKQGNTILVDTPGIGGSGKVTQKLIEYLPNALAFIFVIDVSSAGGMQKDRLPQLLQTVTDLQKQSEMPCFNPENVVFITNKWDLVQKQIESSDEDDSENKREEEIGIWENLKKDIKQMWPLVREENIFKMNLKDVSSQRRNHSTRSFEIFKKILASLVKKAEGLRVIEHLRFLQNILKAILKGINITINNVEKSKEKQDKKNERIKKDIELLRNECIEVDQKYKTMVEEDIDAIVKECETYMSTDEGKCKILNPAGRVPINKINWNKADFKAKIKSRIDLYVKDFLKSDAVLNRYKNIGKKLQIFHDKIITKIKDLEGEPENINPLNEKDTESKTYLIQIGFLSSAAWLTALALGVNTPAAFFGGFLFVMLSYFRWNSKSPKEIDDEYKKCKSKVSTAIRNDLEKRFASPIQEMVHKVTDDLLLKIDKLEENNKSVQTELEQIVANCNLLSQLDLEIRALEATVTSLQKEIGNVKR from the exons ATGAAATACAGAACACAAATGATGAGACCAGAAGAAAATGAAACGACCAATTTTTCGGAGGCACAGAGTGCTAGCCCGGACGTCGTGGGCATTCAGAATAAAAAT AGTTCTTCTGAAGGAAGAGCAACACCACTTCAGGAAGTAGAGACGGAAACTAACAG ATATTCAAACGCCGAAGAGAAAAAAAGCCCAACTCAAACTGCAATAGCTATTTACCAAGAAATCGAAAGGTTGCTCGAAAGCGATAAATGCAACGATGGTCTCAGAACTGAGCTGGAGTTATCTTTTCCAGAATACCGTTCAACATTTATCAAATGGCGAAGGGATTTGGAAAAAACTGATCATGGAATAGTAATTGCAG GAGAAACGAGTTCTGGAAAATCAACATTGATCAACAAGATCCTGGGTATAAAACTGTTTCAAGGAAAGGTTCTTGAATCAACCTCAACTATTTGTAAAATACGGAACTCTAACCAAATTAGAATGTTTACAACTGACAAGACAGGACACACTGagctgaaatatttttcaaacaaaggAAGACTTGAGTACAAAGAAGGCATAAAAGAATTAAGGGAGTACTTAAAGAAACGCACGAGTGTGTCACCAGATGATTCAGTTGACATTCAAATTGTAGATATACGACTTCCTGCTCCGTTCCTAAAG CAGGGCAACACAATTCTTGTTGACACACCTGGAATTGGGGGATCAGGGAAGGTTACTCAAAAACTTATAGAATATCTTCCAAACGCGTTGGCTTTCATCTTTGTGATAGACGTATCGAGTGCTGGTGGTATGCAGAAAGACAgg CTTCCCCAGCTATTACAAACAGTTACAGACTTACAAAAGCAATCAGAGATGCCGTGTTTCAATCCAGAAAACGTTGTTTTCATAACAAACAAATGGGATTTAGTTCAAAAGCAAATTGAAAGCAGTGACGAGGATGACAGTGAAAATAAAAGAGAAGAGGAAATTGGTATATGGGAAAATCTCAAGAAGGATATCAAACAGATGTGGCCATTAGTAAGAGAggaaaacatctttaaaatgaacttaaaagat gTTTCTTCACAAAGGCGAAACCATTCtacgaggtcatttgaaatctttaaaaagataCTGGCGTCATTGGTGAAAAAAGCTGAAGGCCTAAGAGTGATAGAACATTTAAG ATTCTTGCAGAACATATTAAAAGCTATATTGAAGGGGATAAACATTACAATAAACAATGTCgagaaaagtaaagaaaaacagGACAAAAAGAACGAAAGAATAAAAAAGGACATTGAATTGTTAAGAAATGAATGCATTGAG gtagatcaaaaatacaaaacaatggTTGAGGAGGATATTGATGCCATTGTAAAGGAATGTGAAACATACATGTCGACAGATGAAGGGAAATGCAAAATATTAAATCCGGCTGGCCGAGTAcctattaataaaattaattggaATAAAGCagattttaaagctaaaattaaGTCTAGGATTGATCTGtatgttaaagattttttaaaatccgaTGCAGTTTTAAACAGATATAAAAACattggaaaaaaattacaaatatttcacGATAAAATAATAACCAAAATTAAAGATTTAGAAGGTGAGCCCGAAAACATCAACCCCCTTAACGAGAAAGACACCGAATCAAAGACATATTTAATACAGATTGGATTCCTTTCGTCTGCTGCTTGGCTTACAGCACTTGCTTTAGGGGTTAATACACCTGCTGCtttttttggtggttttttgtttgtcatgTTGTCATATTTTCGTTGGAATTCAAAATCACCTAAAGAAATAGAtgatgaatacaaaaaatgcaaaagtAAAGTTTCAACGGCAATTCGCAATGATCTTGAGAAACGGTTTGCTTCACCAATTCAGGAAATGGTACACAAGGTAACAGATgatcttcttctaaaaatagacaaattagaagaaaacaacaaatcagTACAAACAGAACTTGAGCAAATTGTAGCCAATTGTAATTTGTTAAGCCAACTTGATTTGGAAATACGTGCTCTAGAGGCAACAGTTACATCTTTACaaaaagaaattggaaatgTAAAACGTTAA
- the LOC128170905 gene encoding uncharacterized protein LOC128170905 isoform X2: protein MKYRTQMMRPEENETTNFSEAQSASPDVVGIQNKNSSSEGRATPLQEVETETNRYSNAEEKKSPTQTAIAIYQEIERLLESDKCNDGLRTELELSFPEYRSTFIKWRRDLEKTDHGIVIAGETSSGKSTLINKILGIKLFQGKVLESTSTICKIRNSNQIRMFTTDKTGHTELKYFSNKGRLEYKEGIKELREYLKKRTSVSPDDSVDIQIVDIRLPAPFLKQGNTILVDTPGIGGSGKVTQKLIEYLPNALAFIFVIDVSSAGGMQKDRLPQLLQTVTDLQKQSEMPCFNPENVVFITNKWDLVQKQIESSDEDDSENKREEEIGIWENLKKDIKQMWPLVSSQRRNHSTRSFEIFKKILASLVKKAEGLRVIEHLRFLQNILKAILKGINITINNVEKSKEKQDKKNERIKKDIELLRNECIEVDQKYKTMVEEDIDAIVKECETYMSTDEGKCKILNPAGRVPINKINWNKADFKAKIKSRIDLYVKDFLKSDAVLNRYKNIGKKLQIFHDKIITKIKDLEGEPENINPLNEKDTESKTYLIQIGFLSSAAWLTALALGVNTPAAFFGGFLFVMLSYFRWNSKSPKEIDDEYKKCKSKVSTAIRNDLEKRFASPIQEMVHKVTDDLLLKIDKLEENNKSVQTELEQIVANCNLLSQLDLEIRALEATVTSLQKEIGNVKR, encoded by the exons ATGAAATACAGAACACAAATGATGAGACCAGAAGAAAATGAAACGACCAATTTTTCGGAGGCACAGAGTGCTAGCCCGGACGTCGTGGGCATTCAGAATAAAAAT AGTTCTTCTGAAGGAAGAGCAACACCACTTCAGGAAGTAGAGACGGAAACTAACAG ATATTCAAACGCCGAAGAGAAAAAAAGCCCAACTCAAACTGCAATAGCTATTTACCAAGAAATCGAAAGGTTGCTCGAAAGCGATAAATGCAACGATGGTCTCAGAACTGAGCTGGAGTTATCTTTTCCAGAATACCGTTCAACATTTATCAAATGGCGAAGGGATTTGGAAAAAACTGATCATGGAATAGTAATTGCAG GAGAAACGAGTTCTGGAAAATCAACATTGATCAACAAGATCCTGGGTATAAAACTGTTTCAAGGAAAGGTTCTTGAATCAACCTCAACTATTTGTAAAATACGGAACTCTAACCAAATTAGAATGTTTACAACTGACAAGACAGGACACACTGagctgaaatatttttcaaacaaaggAAGACTTGAGTACAAAGAAGGCATAAAAGAATTAAGGGAGTACTTAAAGAAACGCACGAGTGTGTCACCAGATGATTCAGTTGACATTCAAATTGTAGATATACGACTTCCTGCTCCGTTCCTAAAG CAGGGCAACACAATTCTTGTTGACACACCTGGAATTGGGGGATCAGGGAAGGTTACTCAAAAACTTATAGAATATCTTCCAAACGCGTTGGCTTTCATCTTTGTGATAGACGTATCGAGTGCTGGTGGTATGCAGAAAGACAgg CTTCCCCAGCTATTACAAACAGTTACAGACTTACAAAAGCAATCAGAGATGCCGTGTTTCAATCCAGAAAACGTTGTTTTCATAACAAACAAATGGGATTTAGTTCAAAAGCAAATTGAAAGCAGTGACGAGGATGACAGTGAAAATAAAAGAGAAGAGGAAATTGGTATATGGGAAAATCTCAAGAAGGATATCAAACAGATGTGGCCATTA gTTTCTTCACAAAGGCGAAACCATTCtacgaggtcatttgaaatctttaaaaagataCTGGCGTCATTGGTGAAAAAAGCTGAAGGCCTAAGAGTGATAGAACATTTAAG ATTCTTGCAGAACATATTAAAAGCTATATTGAAGGGGATAAACATTACAATAAACAATGTCgagaaaagtaaagaaaaacagGACAAAAAGAACGAAAGAATAAAAAAGGACATTGAATTGTTAAGAAATGAATGCATTGAG gtagatcaaaaatacaaaacaatggTTGAGGAGGATATTGATGCCATTGTAAAGGAATGTGAAACATACATGTCGACAGATGAAGGGAAATGCAAAATATTAAATCCGGCTGGCCGAGTAcctattaataaaattaattggaATAAAGCagattttaaagctaaaattaaGTCTAGGATTGATCTGtatgttaaagattttttaaaatccgaTGCAGTTTTAAACAGATATAAAAACattggaaaaaaattacaaatatttcacGATAAAATAATAACCAAAATTAAAGATTTAGAAGGTGAGCCCGAAAACATCAACCCCCTTAACGAGAAAGACACCGAATCAAAGACATATTTAATACAGATTGGATTCCTTTCGTCTGCTGCTTGGCTTACAGCACTTGCTTTAGGGGTTAATACACCTGCTGCtttttttggtggttttttgtttgtcatgTTGTCATATTTTCGTTGGAATTCAAAATCACCTAAAGAAATAGAtgatgaatacaaaaaatgcaaaagtAAAGTTTCAACGGCAATTCGCAATGATCTTGAGAAACGGTTTGCTTCACCAATTCAGGAAATGGTACACAAGGTAACAGATgatcttcttctaaaaatagacaaattagaagaaaacaacaaatcagTACAAACAGAACTTGAGCAAATTGTAGCCAATTGTAATTTGTTAAGCCAACTTGATTTGGAAATACGTGCTCTAGAGGCAACAGTTACATCTTTACaaaaagaaattggaaatgTAAAACGTTAA